The following coding sequences are from one Ursus arctos isolate Adak ecotype North America unplaced genomic scaffold, UrsArc2.0 scaffold_23, whole genome shotgun sequence window:
- the LOC113249822 gene encoding olfactory receptor 5B2-like encodes MDNRTEVAQFILLGLTTAPGLQLPLFTMFTLIYLITLVGNLGITVLILLDSRLHTPMYFFLSNLSLVDVGYSTAVTPKVMAGLLIGDKVISYNACAAQMFFFAAFATVENYLLASMAYDRYVAVCKPLHYTSTMTTSVCACLAMGSYICGFLNASIHIGDTLSLSFCMNNVIHHFFCDVPAVMVLSCSDRHVSELVLVYVVSFNIFFALLIIMISYIFIFITILQMHSSTGYQKALSTCASHLTAVSIFYGTIIFMYVQPSSSHSMDTDKMASVFYAMVIPMLNPVVYSLRNKEVKNAFMKTVLESKLSLGF; translated from the coding sequence ATGGATAACAGGACGGAAGTGGCACAGTTCATCCTGCTGGGACTAACCACTGCCCCGGGACTGCAGCTTCCCCTCTTCACGATGTTCACCCTCATCTACCTCATCACTCTGGTTGGGAATTTGGGGATCACCGTGCTGATCCTGCTGGACTCCCGTCTGCACAcgcccatgtactttttcctcagtAACCTGTCTCTGGTGGACGTTGGTTACTCCACAGCTGTCACTCCCAAGGTCATGGCTGGATTACTTATAGGAGACAAGGTCATCTCCTACAATGCATGTGCTGCTCAGATGTTCTTTTTTGCGGCCTTTGCCACTGTGGAAAATTATCTCTTGGCCtcgatggcctatgaccgctatgtagCAGTGTGCAAACCCCTCCATTACACCAGCACCATGACGACAAGTGTGTGTGCTTGTCTGGCCATGGGCTCCTACATCTGTGGTTTCCTGAATGCCTCTATCCATATTGGAGACACACTTAGTCTCTCTTTCTGTATGAACAACGTAATCCATCACTTTTTCTGTGATGTTCCAGCAGTCATGGTTCTTTCCTGCTCTGATAGACATGTCAGTGAGCTGGTTCTTGTTTATGTAGTGAGTTTCAACATCTTTTTTGCTCTCCTGATTATCATGATTTCCTACATATTCATATTTATCACCATCCTGCAGATGCACTCATCTACTGGATATCAGAAGGCTTTGtccacctgtgcctcccacctCACTGCAGTGTCCATCTTCTATGGGACAATCATCTTCATGTATGTGCAGCCCAGCTCCAGCCACTCCATGGACACAGACAAAATGGCATCTGTGTTCTACGCTATGGTCATCCCCATGCTGAACCCTGTggtctacagcctgaggaacaaggaGGTCAAGAATGCATTCATGAAGACTGTTTTAGAGTCAAAATTGTCTCTAGGATTCTGA